The genomic stretch CCCCGGCACGCGGCGCTGGCCCGGCGCGCGGCCCCTCCCCCGGCGGGCGGGCCGGCAGGCGGCAGGCGGGCGGGCGCGCGGCGAGCTGCAGGCGCCTCTCTGCTGCCTCTGGCGGCCGCGCACCGCCGGGCCGAGCCCTGCCGGCCCCGGGCGCCGAGCGCCGGCTCCGGCTCCTCCCCCTCGCTCGCTCTCCCCTCCTCCGCCGCCTCTCCGCTCCCTcctcccgtccctccctccctccccctttcagAGCACTCAATGTCGGAACGTTCCGAAGATGACGTCGGAGCGTTCTCGAATCCCGTGTCTCTCGGCTGCTGCTGCCGAAGGAACAGGGAAAAAGCAACAAGAAGGAAGAGCAATGGCGACACTGGATCGCAAAGTGCCCAGTCCGGAGGCGTTTCTGGGCAAACCCTGGTCCTCCTGGATCGACGCCGCCAAATTACACTGCTCCGACAGTAAGAACCCCAccgcctcctcctccttttaTTATCCTGTAACCTTTCCATTCACCTAGAGCCACTgggaaaaagtgtgtgtgtgagagagagagtggcccCCGGTGTCCTCcatgcttctccctctctctctaaataaatacacacagagacagaTCATCAATGCACAGAGAGAGGCCCTGCTGCCagggctgtctgtctgtctgtctgtgcccGGCTCCCCGTGGCAGCCCGCGGGGTGGGCTTTCACAGCCCCACGGTGTATCTGTTTAAAAGGCTACTCTGTTGCTGGTTGCATAGTTTTTTTTGGTACCTATCTGGGCCAGGTAGATGGCAATAAGGACTTGGGAGAAAATGTTGCATTGTCagtttttgaaagattttcatGTACAGTATTTATATCGATCTGTTTGCAAATAaacactctccctgccccccttgactttggctttttcccccctttttgatcttttttttttttctttcctcattctcttttttttccttttctttttcatctgcaGATGTAGATTTAGAAGAGGCTGGAAAAGAGGGTGGAAAAAGCAGGGAGGTTATGAGGCTTAATAAAGAAGGTAAGTGGAGCTACTGGCATTTTAGTGTTAGCATGTGTGGCACAATCTTCACAGGATTTCGACTATAATGTGAATTGTTCTGCTGGGTACAGAGTGACTAAGGCTTGTCAAAAATCGAGCACGCCCAGGTGACTACTGCTTCATGTTAACTTCTTTCAAAGTATAAAtacaactgggggggggggagggggagactgtGGAAGGCAGAAGTTTACAGCACTTTAGTTGAGGTCCACGTTTGGACCTTCTGATGCAGATCTGCCATTCACCTTTGGAGCATCACTGCCAaatgatgggggcgggggggggggtgttgaaaTCTCTGAAATGAGGAGCAGGGCTCCCCTCGCCGGCATCCCAGCCTTCCTTATAGGTAAATACAGAACAATTTAATGAGCCCCACATGGTCATTGGTTCCAGCCGCCACTTCTCCACTTTCCACTGGAAACCATTGTACACGGCAAACCTTTGCAGCAAGTTATGTTTGGCCCACTTTGTGTGTGGTCACAGATTGTTACGTGGCCAGCAGGGTTCGGGACATCTGTGTGCGCAGCCCCCAGCCGGTCGCccatctctgtgtccccagcgTGGAAATACAGTACCTGAAATGGGACACAGTGAGTAGATAGGTCATCCCAgactgaggcaggggaggggagccacAGCCTGCTGGAACTGGGCATCAAACACACATGGCCGTCATAAATAAATCATATCCTGTTCGCGTTTGCGGGCCTGCCATATGTAACTCTGGCCTATTCACATGGAGCGACTCCAGAGGCCACTTTCTGCCGAACAAATGGATGGGTTCATTTGAATTGTGATTTACTAACTGGGTGTCTTGTAAACATGGTTGGCTGGAattggggtgggaggaaggcatGAGGGGGCAGAAGAGGTTGGTGGGAAGTGTGGAAGGAGTTCAGCCATAACTAGGCCGTGGGAGCCTTGCTCATCCAAAACGAATGGAGGAAAGACTCCAAAGAATGGTCTCCCTCATAAACCAGGATATCGCCCTGTAAGGCAGTTAAAACCTACTTGGAAAGACAGACCTCATTTTGTGGATCAACACCTAAGACAGTCGGTTTTCTGTGGCCAGTGATCTCCTGACCATCCGGGGAGAGGAAAATTTGTGCTTTAGAAAAAATAGCATGGAGGTTAAAATGCATGCATATTCAAGGACAGTTCTTTAGCATAGTGTTCCTGCTAATTAAGCACTTTGGGAACGAAACCTTATTCAAAAGATGCTTGCCTCTAAACATCTTAGTGTGATCTTGCCATGTGTCTTTAGGACATGCAAGGGAGTGATGTCGAGTGGACTTCTTACAAGTGGCAGCTTATTTGTGCTAAACGCCCATGTATGTTGACAATGGAAAGTATCACTAgggattgtttttctttatgaacTCTGGAAATCTTTAAGAGCTTATGGGACTCGGTGTTCAGGCCCCTGGCAATGCCAAGGTTTTCGCAGAAGATGAGGTTGTGAAACCTTAAAGTTGAACAGAGGTCGTGGTAGGGCACCCATTGGCACCTCTCAGGCCTGGGTGATAGATTGTGACCATAGCACACAAAACTCATATTCTGCACCCTCCTCCCTGCTTCTGTTTTCAAAAGACTCTTGCTCTCAGATGCTCTTCGCCTtgtgagaaatagattttttaaaggaaaaatgaaaagctctACTCTCCTCAGAAGTCACAAGTGGTACATCCTGGTTATTATAGCCTTTGTCCTGTAAAGGTACAAAGATTTAGCTCCTAATTATATGCGTTTGCATTAAGGGCACCCACTGTTCAGTGTAACGTGCAATTGCTGAGTTCACCGAATAGCCATGTATGGGCTGAAATCTCTTTGTTCGTGGGCCTGGAGGAGCAGGCTTGGGTTAGCAATCCCTGAAGGTCTCCCTGGTATGTGCATATAGTTTTCTTTACAGGGAGAGTATACAGCACTAAATACCTGTTCCCCCCGTGCTGAGGAATTTAAGGGTTGAGCTGGGACTCCTTGTCGGGATGTTTGGTTGCAGGGATCTCCAGAAACACTGGTTGCATTAGTCTTGCCATGGGCCTTCTTGTTGGAGTCCCCACGTGGGTGGCTTCAAGGTGGACACGTGTTTGTGGATGGGTCTCCAGGACACAAAGGGGCTTCGATGTGATCGTGTCTATCCATGTGTGTGAAACACACACATTGACCATGACACTATTGGTAGGAAGCAAGTCTTGAAAAGAAGTTTGGGCTTTAATGGCTGTGagtgaataaaagaaagggtagGAATTCTAACTGAGAAATGAAGGGGCATGATCCACTTTTTAATGTGatgttttaaattgtggtaaaaaattttaacataaaatttaccattttaacctaCTTCCAAAAGTACAATCTGGGGATACCAagtacatttacaatgttgtacaaccatcatcactggacattttctgaatttttcatcatcccaacCAGATACCCTGTACCCATTATACAATAGTTCTCCCTCCGCCCTCTGGTAACCTCTGGTCTATCTTCTGTCTCTATTATGAAGTTGCCtattttagattctctctctctccctctcccacccctctatctctccctccccatttctcatttcacttagcataacattttcaTCGTTCATCCACGCCGTAGCATGTGTtggaatttcattcctttttagggctaaataatattccatcgtgtgcatgttttatttatccagCCACCTGTTGATGGACGTTGGGCTCATTTCCACCTTTTAGCTGtagtgaataatgctgctgtgaatattgtCACCATGTGATATGTTTTGTAGACTAAGCTCAGGGAGGAGAGTTAGCCTggaaatgcaaaagaagaaacataGTATCGCCTTCTGCTTGTGTCTGGCCACAGCTTCAGAAGACCCAGGAAGGACTTGCAGTGGTTTTGAATAACCTGATTATTGGAATATACTTCCTTCTTCATTCCTCTTTCACCTTTTTTGGCTTCCATTCACCTGTATCAGTGTGAAATGTTAACGCTTCAGAATTTCTGTAAGGAATTCTTCACATTAATGTTATTTCATCTAAAGTTAGCTAAAAGCACAGTTGACAGGaatttggcaaacatttttcCACCTTGCCAGATCAACACCTGGGTTCGGAAGGTGTGCTGACCCGTGCTTGAACATGGTTGCATGGGGTTATGCGGAGGGCAGCCGAGCGCCAAAGGAGCCCGAGAGAGGGCTTTGGGTCATCTTCCTACAGTTCccctatgtgaccttgggaacaTAGGTCATATATGaccttcccttccctgggcccCTTCTCTCACTTATAAAGTAAGGGAGTGGGATTAAACATTCGCCCAAGATCCCTTTGAGACTGCTGAACCTGACTTTCCCTACTGAATGTACTTCTATTTGAAATGGAGGCATGCCAGACAGGctgttttttaagaaacaacaacaaaaaacgaaGCCTTCCCGTTAAAAATATCTGAAACTACTACACAGTGGGTCTGTCTTCTCATTGTATCTTCTCCTGGTGGTAAACATCACTGTCTTTCATAAACAAGCATATTCTGTGAATAGATTGTCAATGCCATGTGGTCTTGAGGactctgagaaaactgagggtctGAATTCAAAACCCAGGGATGTGTGTTGCCTAGAGGGGAGAGTAAGTTGGCTTCAATCAGTGTGGACCAATGAGGCACTGAGATTCCTTAAGAGGAAGGGTCCCAGGAATCTTATTAGCCTAATCTAAGATGTGAAATTCAGCTAGGATAGAAAATTCCAAGGAAGGCTATTCATCTAgttaaccttttaaaataatcttctcTCTAGCTTCGGAGATTTATCTGAAGACTTTTTTTCCAGCTAATTGGGGAAAAGTGCTGTGATGGAGAAGGATGGTCTTCTGTTCTCATTGTCTCACCTGAACTTTTTTTAAGCTCGTCAATTCCTAACTAAGGAACGGGGTGCATGTGGTGCATAAGTGCCCCGAACTCTATACAATGGAGATAGTAACAGGGTTGTGAGGATTGACTGAGATATTACAAAAGGACCCAGCACATAGTAAGCGCTTACTGTTtgcctttgtcctttttttttaactgttataaTGATTATGCTTATCATTTATTAATGAAGCTATGTCTAGAAAACTTTATTATTATGATTAACTTGGATTTTTAACTAACCAGTGACAAATGAAAGAGAGATTACTATAtcagaaatttcattttcatcGTAAACCAGGTTATCATAATTTTATAAAgctagtgattaaaaaaaatatatttctgtgacATCCATGTATTTAATGGTGCACAGTGGATATGtagtttgataagtttttatcaagaggtagaaaaaatatttaggcAGGTTCGGGCCTGAGGCTAAGAAGTGTTTACAGAGTTCTGAGGACAGGTGAGATGTAaacaataatttagaaaatgatCGATAAGTTGTTTTATCTGGTCACTGAGACAAGAAAGTCCTCAATAGATCCTTGTTTGGGCCTTTTGGAAGCCTATGCTTGTTACTTTGGGCATTTGTGTTTTCATGTACCCAGATGTTTTGCTTTGATGGAGGTACACTTGTGGAACGCTTCCAATGTGAAAGGTGCTCAGGGTCCTGTAAGACCTTGCCGTGATGGTGAGACTTTGCTGCTCTCCTGAGATGCTGGCAGAGTTGGGGGGAACACAGCAGAAGCAGGGAGCATGGGAACATGTTCAGTTCAGGTTTAGGAGTCTTGCCGTTGTGGCAAATTGGAGGGAAGGATGGCAAGTGACCTGGTAAGAGTGAAGTGTTCCTGGACACCAAGCCAGGGACCCAGCGACAGGTGGTGGAGATTTATGGGAAAGTGCGGACAGCTCCCCTTTGTCATTATACAGACACCTCCGTATCTATGCTAATAGGAGATGGGGAGAGACCAAGTCCACAGATTACACAGATAAACCTCATTTTTGCCATTAATTTCAACTTCCTTCTCCATTAAGCCTACCTGCCTCCTCTTTTGCTAACAAGCAGCAACAATTTGTTGGCTTTGGCATTTCATTATCATCTCTCTCATCTCACCCAGCCCCAGCATTTGGGATGAAaggacaggagagacagaggggcctGCAGGTGGTAGGGAGGAAAgctgggaaggagaagaagggctTGGAGAGTGAATTTGCTTTGGAGTTGCCCCCAACTGATGGGGTAGAGGGGGTTCCAGGACCAAGACCGTGAAGCAGAGAGAACATGTTTCCAAAGCCATCtaattctgaaaatataaagCTTCTAAAATGaatacctctttatttttttattttttattttttattttttattttttattttttattttttatttgagagagagaaagagtgagtgcaagtagggaagaggggcagagggagagggaaagaatcttaagcaggctccacgcccagcacagagcccgacacagggcttgattccacggctgtgagccgaaatcaagagtcagacgtttaactgcctgggaaccacccaggcgcctcataaAATGAGTATCCATTACACATACAAGCATTTCCATGTGCCTGTGTCTTCATGTGGACTCTGGCTCCTTCCAAAACAGGAAGTCAGACAGGGTGGGCACACTTTGAAATGCTGTATGTGAATTTGGCTTCTATGCACAGTTCCCTGTGCTGGGTTCTCATCGGATATCATTCtacatgaataatttttttttttttagtttcaagaaGATGTAGACTTTTATACATACCCACACTCATTTAAAcgcttcttgttttctttaataatgtTCATGGGTTACAAAATTCAAGAAGGTGTGCAGTGAAAAGgaagcctccctcctccccctgtccCCAGTTGCTTCCAGTAGATACGCATACGTTTTTCCTTCTCGCTTACCCAACACAGATGCTAGCATACTATAGGGACTGCCTGGTGTCTTGCCATATCCATTCATCTTACAGAGCGGTCCTTATCAGTGCATACAGAGCTACCGCATTCTCTTTTGGGTGTGCCCATGTGATGGCATCATAACTTAAGCCTTTGAGTGTCCTGCTTAGCTTGGTCTGCGTCATGCATTTGAGACCGAGTGTGCTGTCACAGTGTGCCGGCACCGGACGAGGCCTGGGGATACGGCAATAGAAAAGCACCGCCCCTGCCTCATGGCTCCTCCAACCTAGTGGCAAAGGCAAGTGTGAGAAGTCATGGTGACCGTGGTGAGTGCTCTGATAGGGAAAATATGGGTGCCATTGAAAGCCATGTTGGAGGGACCTAGCTTACATTAGGGGCTCAGTGAAGGCCTCCCCGAGGAAATTTTATTTACGCTAAAACCTAGAGGATGAATGGAAGTTTCCATGTGCTTCCAGGGCTGGCCAGGGTGGAGTTAAAGGAAGCAACATGCGTGAAGGCCCAAAGTGTGAGAGTGTATAGAatgttctagaaagaaaaaaggctggCACTAGACTGAAGCTAGCAAAGCAGAGAATAAGAACGAAGTTTCTCAGCTGCGGTACTGCTTCTTCATGGTGGGGACTGTCGCGTGCATTGCAGGGTGTTTAGCAGCGTCCCTGGCCTCTACAAGTAGAGTCCAGAGGCTCCTCTCCCAAAAACATCTCTAGACGTTGCCAAAGTTCCCCTGGGCTGGGGCAAAATCACCCTGATGGAGAATTACTGGTGTAAGATGAGGCTGGAAAAGTAAGAACACAAGAAACATAGACTGAGGTATTCACAGAAATACTCTGCTACCCTCTGTCTGTGTCTTAGGCCTACATTGCAGGTGAGTCGACCAAACTGAATACTCAGCAGGCGTATACAGACCTGTGACTATCCCCCAGCAATGGGCTACACTTAGGAGGGTCTAAAGAGAGAAGACCCCATCCCTCCCTCAAGAAGCTCTCCTCCCAAGGTTTCCAAGATGACTCCTTCAAACCTTCAGTTCCAATCTGTCCTAAATAGTGACAGTAGTGAGTTCAGGTTCTAATTCTGGGTGGCCCACCCTCCCTTACTGTGGGTAGAGGAGACCCTGAGGTGCTGATTCTGATAATGATGGCGTTTATTATATGGTGGCCCCTGATGTCAAAAGCACCATGATGAAGCATTAAGGAtttcagtttatatttatatttaaagtcagGCTGGAAATACAACTGGCGTTCTGTGCAGTTTGATTACCCATGGGATTTGTCTGCAATGGGGATGCACATGATGGAGAGCAAAGCAGCTGGTTTCAGGATTTCCGTGTTAAGGACTAGAAAataggaagggcagaggaagtcTGATTCCTGAGGGCTGCTGAGCTGTGCTCCAAGTGGTCTGTGGCATTATTTAGGACCATAAGGGCATGCTCACTCCAgccagtggttgtcaggggctgggtgTCTCTGGTCAGAATTGATTTAGAAAAGTGAGGCAGATTCGGTTTCTGCATGGTGTTCTGTGGACGTTGTGTTTATATCCTTTGGGCCAACCTTCCATTCGTGACACTCCGTTTCATTTATGACATAAAACAGTAGAGGCAGACACAGTGAGACCCTGTCCCAGTCAACTCCCTTTTACCCAGGGACCCCATGCTCTGAGGTAGCCCACCGTTTACACTGCAAACCAGGATCATTTAGTGACTGCAATAGGAGCGATGCCACCAAGATGGTGACATGGGTCGTTCCTGACCTCACTCCTCCTCACAAGAGCAGCTAACAACTATCCGTGGACAAGGCACCACTGGGAGAATCCCAGAACATGGGGGTGAGCTGACGCACCCCCGGCACCACACAGACCAAGACAGACCCCCGTGGAGGGTCAGAGGAGCCCTGCTCCCTGACCGCATtgccccctccctctccgccAGGCCGATGCAGCACCGCATGGACAGATTGCCTTGAGCCAAGGCTCCACCAGGGAGAAGAGAGCCCTGGGTGAGGAGGACATCCAGCTGCGGGGGGTCCCCACTGCAGTCTCACCTCAACAGGGCAAATCTGTGGGGCTTGACCACTGGGAGTCCAAATGTGACTGCAGTAATCAAATGTAGCCATCATGGGGAGGGAGAAGCTCAGCTGGCGGGTTGGCCTTTTCTCCAGATTGTGGAAACCCAATGTCAAGGACTGACTTCCGTGTCTCTCTGTCCTAAAACTCTTGGTGCAATGTTGTGTCGATGGTGCGCTCTGGCTGATGCTGTttggctggctctctctctcattctctcctgtGGCAGAACTCCGATTGGCCACTTCAGCCAAACGGACCTGGCTTGGGACCCTGAGGCACTTGAACTAATGATGACAGTCTGGGAAATCCCTTCCTGCAAGTGGGCTAAGGCTGAGGATCCTTACCATTCAGGGGCTAGACTTGGCTTGCCCAGTTGCCTCTAAGTAAAGCTGGAATCCCACTGTGAGGAAAGCTTTTGTCTTTATGTAGATGCTTTATCCTTGTACCTGTGGTTTCATAACACAATGCCACTTGCCAATTTTAAAGGATCAGgtgcttaaagaaaaagaaggaagctaATTAAGTATTCACTAGAGCAGGACAAAGTGGTACCAGGTCACCATAGTGGGGAAGATAAAAGTGACTCAGGGACAGGTTCTTTGAGCATGGAAGCAGTTACCAGCGCATCCAGTCTCTGGAcctacatgggattctctggCCGGAGTGGGGGAGCTGCCCTGCTTCAACATGCCAGTAGGTCATGGGTAACTGGGGTGGGCATGGAGAGACAGGACACCCAAACTGATGACACTAGCCAGATTATAAAGATGGCTGAGACACATTCGTAGCTTGGTCCCATCAGACCAAGGTGGAATCTGGCCCTTTTTAAGAGTATGTTGGGCACGAAAGGGCAGATATTGTgtattccacttacatgaggttcCTAGAGTAGTTACGTTCAGAGAGACgtggtagaatggtggttgccgggGGCCGGGAGGTGGGGAACAGGAGAGTTAGTGTTGAATGGGCACAGAGTTCCAATTGggaaagatgagtaagttctggagatggatggtggtgacagtTACAAGACCGTGTGATTATACTTCATGCctctgaactgtacacttaaaaaatggttaaagtggcacattttatgttatgtgtatgttAGCACAGAAGTGCCCTGGCATTGCAGAGTGGCGAGTTTCACGGAGCATTTTGTAGATCTTGCCTCTGCTGCTTACTAGCTGGGTGGTGAGatacttctctgaacctcagttttctcatttgcagaAAATAAATGAGGTGCTATCTGGCATCCAGTAGGTACTTAATAATGTAAGCTTTTGTTATGATGATTGCTGCTCTGACCAGGCATTTGGGTCCTCTTCTTTGCGGCCACTTCTAGGCACCAGGCAGCATCCTTACTGCTCCAGCAGAGTGCCTGGGGTTCAGTAGGCACCCTTGGTCAACACTTCGTCCCTGGTTCTTTGAGGACGCTGGGAACAAAATCAAAAGGAGTGGAACCGATGTCCCTGTGCTATTAGTTTTTGAGAGTGAATCCGTTTCAGTAAATCAGTGTGGTCATTCTGGGGACCCTGCATTGAAATCTCTAGGTCCTTAGCATTCCAGGCTGTGGTCATACTGAATCAGAAGGACTAGGAGTAGAGCAAAGAAAtgcactaaaaatttttttaacgtttattcatttttgagaaagagagagagagagacagagtacaagcaggggaaaggcagagagagagagagagagagagagagagagagaggaagacacagaatccaaagcaggctccaggctctgagctgtcagcacagagcccaatgcagtgctaaaacctacgaactgtgagatcatggcctgagccaaagtcaaacgctcgatcggctgagccgcccaggtgccccagcattttaAACAGGCTCCCCAGGTGGCTTTgctgtttctcaaactttctgaACCACTGTTTATTAGGTATGAAAAGTGGTTCTCAATCCTATCCACCTTGAGAATCTCTTGAGgagctctttaaaaacaaaaccaccaagaccactcccagagattctgactccATAGGTCTGGATTAAGGGGTTCTAGGAAGCTGCTtatgtgtctttaaaaataaccatcCTAGCTGACATTTATTGGGCATTGACCAGGGGCcaggcacagagctcaatgtgcaTTTTTTCACataatcctcatgacaaccctaTGAGGCAATTACCAGTATCAACCCCATTTTAAAGactggaaacaggctcagagagggtaagtgattTACCCAAGGTGATACAGCTGGGAAGTCatagaactgggatttgaacccagagacAGGCTTATTCCGGAGATCACATTCTTAAGCATTGGGTCACAATATCGCCCCAGGAGCTAGGTTAGGACTAAGAGGCAGGCAGGCACCCAGGACACACATTTAAGGAGGCACTTCTCACCCTAGGACCAGCCCTGCTAGGGAGAACATGTCCCTTTAAGCAGAATGGTTCCCGTTTCCTTCCCCCTCATGTGGGTAAGTGGGTAAGCCTGCCGAAAGGGCCCCAGGGCTCCCCTGTAGTGAACTACTTTCCTATCCCAGGGCCCCACCTTTAGGGCCTCTGTGGTCGGAGCCCTGGCCTCAGGGAAATCTCAGGAGCCGACTCAAACTGTTCTCTTTTGGGAGAAGGTGTTAGCAAAGATGGTTGCCAGGCAACCCCAGGGCCATCTATCTACCGTggtgatttctctcttttttccccccttttgaaCATCTTCTAGGCTGCTTTTCGGTTTCTCTGTTGTGAGTGTTTTCATGAAGGGTGCACTCCTTTGGATGATGGAACAGAGATAGCTTTTTAGTACCTGTCACCTTAGAGGTGTCCTTTTGATGGGTGATGTGCCTGCTAAGTGGGTGTGAAAGACCTTTGCTTCCTTAGCCACACTGAAACCCTAGTTGTCATTGGCTCTGAAGGGACTGGAGCAGCTGAGAAAGGCACAGAATGCGTCTCCCACCTGAGGCCAGGGCCATGTGATCATGTTTGGTTCCATGACTTTGGATTTCACCTACTCTTCATTAACCACAGCAGTTAGCCTTTTAGACGTGATGACCTGGCTCGTCCTAGACGACCTgttgtttctgcctctctctgtctctgtctctgtctctgtctctctctctctctcacactctctctctctctgtcagtgGTTTCAGAGACCTGAAGAACTCTtgatatgtgtttctttttcagtgcTGTCCCCTCTCCTGTTCAGTCACCTCATAGTGTGGGGTTTCAGGTGACCTTTGACAGGCCCCAGACC from Prionailurus viverrinus isolate Anna chromosome A2, UM_Priviv_1.0, whole genome shotgun sequence encodes the following:
- the ATXN7L1 gene encoding ataxin-7-like protein 1 isoform X8, whose product is MTSERSRIPCLSAAAAEGTGKKQQEGRAMATLDRKVPSPEAFLGKPWSSWIDAAKLHCSDNVDLEEAGKEGGKSREVMRLNKEDMHLFGHYPAHDDFYLVVCGACNQAVKPQVFQAHCGRKQDNKTNGGISRNGPESSQAIEKNQM